The following proteins come from a genomic window of Candidatus Zymogenus saltonus:
- a CDS encoding polymer-forming cytoskeletal protein: MDRKGSGTINAQDFDCRIGEDTEITGNITGNENILINGEITGDIDVKALVYVGENGRIKGTIKANDVVVEGRIEGRLIVQNKIELTESAHINADMECGKLAVTDGAFYEGKVHMEGIEQIK, from the coding sequence ATGGACAGGAAAGGTTCAGGGACCATAAATGCTCAAGATTTTGACTGCAGGATAGGAGAAGACACGGAGATAACGGGAAATATTACCGGGAACGAAAACATACTTATAAATGGTGAGATAACCGGAGATATTGACGTTAAGGCGTTGGTGTATGTAGGAGAGAACGGAAGGATAAAGGGAACGATCAAGGCGAATGACGTTGTAGTCGAGGGGAGAATAGAGGGGAGGCTCATAGTGCAAAATAAAATTGAGCTGACTGAAAGCGCTCATATCAACGCTGATATGGAGTGCGGAAAATTGGCGGTTACGGACGGTGCTTTCTACGAGGGGAAGGTCCATATGGAAGGGATAGAACAGATCAAGTAG
- a CDS encoding indolepyruvate oxidoreductase subunit beta, whose product MGGKVTNILMAGVGGQGVIMASDLLSEVLLKSGFDVKKSEVHGMAQRGGSVVTHVRFGDKVFSPLIKKESADILFSLELLETLRYIDFLNRDTIIILNDYRLNPPSVSLGVEKYPEGIYELLERSFPRVSLIKGLEIAENLGNAKAVGTVVLGHLSNYIDVTADKWIEVMKDSLPKKILDINLKAFDAGRSVEKVS is encoded by the coding sequence TTGGGCGGCAAAGTTACAAATATATTGATGGCGGGAGTAGGGGGACAGGGCGTCATTATGGCATCCGATCTCCTCTCGGAAGTGCTCCTCAAGAGCGGTTTTGACGTGAAAAAGAGCGAGGTTCACGGAATGGCCCAGAGAGGGGGGAGTGTGGTCACCCACGTCAGGTTCGGCGATAAGGTCTTCTCTCCTCTGATAAAGAAGGAGAGCGCGGATATCCTCTTTTCGCTGGAACTTCTGGAAACCTTACGCTATATAGATTTTTTGAACAGAGATACCATAATTATCTTGAACGACTATCGCCTGAATCCCCCGTCTGTTTCTCTGGGCGTGGAGAAGTATCCCGAGGGGATATACGAATTGCTTGAACGCTCGTTTCCCAGGGTCTCCCTGATAAAGGGGCTCGAAATAGCGGAGAACCTCGGAAACGCGAAGGCTGTGGGCACAGTCGTCTTGGGGCACCTCTCAAACTACATAGACGTAACCGCCGATAAATGGATAGAGGTCATGAAGGATAGTTTGCCGAAAAAAATATTGGATATAAATTTGAAGGCCTTTGATGCAGGCAGGTCGGTGGAAAAGGTATCATAG
- a CDS encoding nitroreductase family protein — protein MIVGDLVKNICEPSSFTDKGIEDDILMKVLEAARLAPSANNSQVWRFFVVKDRRVLKALFGLSKKASFDSAPVIIAAFAEPWTVARRGREQPFFMIDVPIDLSHIILMAKELGISASIEFEFDETRVVELLNPPKNYRAVALVALGYAADFLPRKKVDLEGMIRDG, from the coding sequence ATGATAGTGGGTGATCTGGTCAAGAATATCTGCGAGCCTTCGTCGTTTACGGATAAAGGGATAGAGGACGATATTTTAATGAAGGTGTTGGAGGCCGCAAGGCTCGCCCCTTCCGCGAACAACTCCCAGGTATGGCGGTTTTTCGTGGTGAAGGACCGCAGGGTTTTAAAGGCGCTTTTCGGGCTGTCAAAAAAGGCGTCTTTTGATTCGGCTCCGGTCATTATAGCCGCCTTTGCGGAGCCTTGGACGGTGGCAAGGAGGGGGAGAGAGCAACCCTTCTTCATGATAGACGTGCCGATCGACCTCTCCCACATTATACTTATGGCTAAAGAGCTCGGGATTTCCGCTTCAATCGAGTTCGAGTTTGACGAAACGAGGGTTGTCGAGCTGTTGAACCCACCCAAGAATTACCGGGCGGTGGCCCTTGTAGCCCTGGGTTACGCTGCCGATTTTCTCCCGAGGAAAAAGGTAGACCTTGAAGGTATGATCAGAGACGGATGA
- a CDS encoding SAM-dependent chlorinase/fluorinase, whose translation MPSPVITLTTDFGYKDPFVGVMKGVILNINRDAVIVDLNHGVAPQDLRGGAISILTSYRFFPAGTIHVVVVDPGVGTMRRPIAVKTADYIFVGPDNGVISWAMTDNAPYIVREIKNRDFMLDEISSTFHGRDIFSPTAARISLMGESGDWEIIGPNVADPILIRFPEPKTKATEIIGEIVYIDRFGNLITNIRPNIESEYIEVVIGDAYRIKVDGLSRSYEDGDGQGLILLVGSSGFLEIAKRGGSAERVVGAKMGERVKILYGSVG comes from the coding sequence ATGCCATCGCCCGTTATTACACTGACCACAGACTTTGGATACAAGGATCCCTTTGTGGGGGTCATGAAGGGTGTTATCCTTAACATAAACCGCGATGCGGTGATAGTCGATCTCAATCACGGGGTCGCTCCTCAAGATTTGAGGGGAGGGGCCATCAGCATCCTCACAAGCTATCGCTTCTTTCCGGCGGGTACAATTCACGTCGTCGTTGTCGACCCTGGGGTTGGGACGATGAGACGACCCATTGCCGTGAAAACTGCCGACTATATTTTTGTTGGTCCTGACAACGGCGTCATCTCTTGGGCGATGACGGACAACGCCCCATATATAGTCAGAGAGATAAAGAACAGAGATTTCATGCTCGATGAGATTTCGTCGACGTTTCACGGCAGGGACATATTTTCGCCGACGGCTGCCCGCATAAGCCTGATGGGAGAATCGGGCGATTGGGAGATCATCGGCCCTAATGTGGCGGACCCGATTCTCATCCGATTCCCGGAGCCGAAAACCAAGGCCACCGAGATTATCGGTGAGATCGTTTACATCGACCGATTCGGAAATCTGATTACGAACATCCGCCCAAATATTGAGTCGGAGTATATCGAAGTAGTGATAGGCGATGCATACAGGATAAAAGTGGATGGATTATCCCGATCATATGAGGACGGCGATGGGCAAGGTCTTATACTGTTGGTCGGGAGTTCCGGCTTTCTGGAGATCGCAAAGAGGGGGGGGAGCGCGGAGAGGGTCGTGGGAGCCAAGATGGGTGAAAGGGTGAAGATTCTCTATGGAAGTGTAGGCTGA
- a CDS encoding nitroreductase family protein, whose translation MTDRGEKTKSPNDLMDVIKVRRSYRKYAGDPIPGDKIGYLKEVVLEGASAFGFKSPFFVFVTRPEGKKLLKRGIFSGLMGKVNPWILTTKAFGFVVCCGYPDSAEVLEDKHFYLAECSILMELLMLAAAEVGVGTCWIGGFGEDGIKRALSIPDNARIVAVTPLGYPPDKIKASSLDYMARSLVSKRRKPMEKIVTMI comes from the coding sequence ATGACCGATAGAGGAGAGAAAACGAAATCCCCTAATGACCTTATGGATGTGATTAAGGTCAGGAGGAGCTATAGAAAATATGCCGGCGATCCGATACCGGGTGATAAGATAGGGTATTTGAAGGAGGTGGTTTTGGAGGGGGCTTCGGCCTTTGGGTTCAAAAGCCCCTTCTTTGTCTTCGTGACGAGGCCGGAAGGAAAAAAGCTCCTCAAAAGGGGGATATTCTCGGGCCTTATGGGGAAGGTGAATCCGTGGATCCTCACGACAAAGGCCTTTGGATTTGTCGTTTGCTGCGGTTATCCTGACAGCGCCGAAGTGTTGGAAGACAAGCATTTCTATCTCGCCGAGTGCTCGATCTTGATGGAGCTTTTGATGCTGGCTGCGGCGGAGGTCGGGGTAGGAACGTGCTGGATCGGCGGATTCGGCGAGGATGGAATAAAGAGGGCGCTCTCCATTCCTGATAACGCAAGGATCGTGGCGGTTACTCCACTGGGCTATCCCCCGGACAAGATAAAGGCTTCCTCCTTGGATTACATGGCGCGAAGTCTCGTCTCAAAGAGGAGAAAGCCCATGGAAAAGATCGTGACGATGATTTGA
- a CDS encoding ribonuclease H-like domain-containing protein: MNERAYLDIETSFYGQITVIGIFIAPDNFVHLVGDMIEEYTIMRALDTADVIVTYNGSRFDIPIIKKRLGLDLRSYFKSHDLMYDCWRQGLHGGLKTVEKKLGIGRETEGLCGRDAPVLWERYIRSGDESALDLLLRYNRDDVMNLLVLEERLRGQETDGETVGLLNGRGSR; the protein is encoded by the coding sequence ATCAACGAAAGGGCGTATCTCGATATAGAAACTTCCTTTTACGGCCAGATTACCGTAATCGGGATTTTTATTGCCCCCGACAATTTCGTTCACTTAGTTGGCGATATGATCGAGGAATACACCATCATGAGGGCCCTCGACACCGCCGATGTGATAGTGACGTACAACGGCAGCCGCTTCGATATCCCGATTATAAAAAAGAGGTTGGGGCTCGATCTGAGGTCGTATTTCAAGTCCCACGACCTCATGTACGACTGTTGGAGACAGGGGCTTCACGGAGGGTTGAAGACGGTGGAGAAGAAGCTCGGCATAGGACGGGAGACGGAAGGTCTGTGCGGCAGGGACGCCCCGGTTCTCTGGGAAAGGTATATTAGAAGCGGTGACGAATCGGCCCTCGATCTCCTCCTGAGATACAACAGGGACGATGTGATGAACCTTCTCGTCCTGGAGGAGAGACTGAGGGGGCAAGAGACTGATGGGGAGACGGTCGGCCTTTTGAACGGGAGAGGCTCTCGATGA
- a CDS encoding M48 family metalloprotease, producing MKGRLIFATFATFGILLSFVLFVIVLVTFFTGLIGAPIMIFLTVVFSFISWLISPWIIDQIHKWFYKFKFIEIEDLEMRSPHTAKFLREACERNGIKVPMLRIVDDLNPTAYCYGSYPGNSRIVVSEGLFHYLTPEEVTAVYGHELGHIKNLDFILMTIANTLLMILYEVYVIFTRVRSRGKNPFPLIGLVSLVFWWIGSYFVLYLSRTREYLADHFSGVETGDPNTLATALVKIAYGIATQPDTLNSKRLLASTRSLGITDYKNADNVGTAVSVAAGVKDIESRKIVEFDPRRVSKVFLFDIYNPWSKIVQLGSTHPLTGKRIKGLMELCDERRISPLFNFDEVTLEGHKLDRGRLYGRFFLEVLIYFAPIMGLFFGLILTVLKVELFSIMLVTFGMGMLLKAIYRYPPISKPEETTVFDLMCDPYASPLRGKPVVLNGIVIGKARAGSIFSEDLAIHDVSGGLIVLNYESVIPLFGNIYFGISTSKKIINHRVESLGWFRRKVSQVVDLKSILTDERKYNSYTRFKAIALPLILIAAGFIAAVVITIAYVFSLVG from the coding sequence ATGAAAGGAAGGTTGATATTCGCAACGTTTGCCACATTCGGCATTCTTCTCTCCTTCGTTCTTTTTGTAATCGTTCTGGTTACCTTTTTTACCGGGCTTATCGGCGCTCCGATAATGATTTTCTTGACCGTCGTCTTCAGCTTCATCTCCTGGCTTATCAGCCCTTGGATAATAGATCAAATCCACAAGTGGTTCTACAAGTTCAAGTTTATCGAGATCGAAGACCTGGAGATGAGGAGTCCCCATACGGCAAAGTTCCTGAGGGAGGCGTGCGAGCGAAACGGGATAAAGGTGCCGATGTTGAGGATAGTGGACGACCTCAACCCCACGGCGTACTGCTACGGCTCGTATCCCGGCAACTCGAGGATCGTCGTGTCGGAGGGACTCTTTCATTACCTGACTCCTGAGGAGGTAACGGCCGTATACGGACACGAGCTGGGACATATAAAAAACCTCGATTTCATCTTGATGACTATTGCCAACACGCTTCTTATGATTTTGTATGAGGTTTACGTCATATTCACGAGGGTTCGATCGAGGGGTAAAAACCCCTTCCCCCTTATAGGGCTTGTCTCCCTTGTTTTCTGGTGGATAGGTTCATACTTCGTCCTCTACCTCTCAAGGACACGCGAGTACCTGGCCGATCACTTCTCCGGTGTTGAGACGGGCGACCCGAACACCCTGGCCACGGCACTGGTCAAGATCGCATACGGAATCGCGACGCAGCCCGACACCTTAAACTCAAAGCGCCTTCTTGCCAGCACCAGGTCGCTGGGGATAACGGACTACAAGAACGCCGACAACGTCGGCACGGCCGTGAGCGTTGCGGCCGGGGTAAAAGACATCGAATCGAGGAAGATAGTGGAATTCGATCCGAGGAGGGTGTCGAAGGTCTTCCTCTTTGACATCTACAACCCCTGGTCGAAGATCGTTCAGCTCGGCTCCACCCACCCCCTCACCGGAAAGAGGATAAAGGGACTGATGGAACTGTGTGACGAAAGGAGAATCAGCCCTCTCTTCAACTTCGACGAGGTTACCCTCGAGGGCCACAAGCTGGACAGGGGAAGGCTTTACGGGAGGTTCTTCCTCGAGGTCTTGATATACTTCGCCCCTATAATGGGTCTCTTCTTCGGGCTTATACTTACCGTCCTCAAGGTGGAACTGTTTTCCATTATGTTGGTCACATTCGGCATGGGGATGCTCCTGAAGGCGATCTACAGGTATCCACCCATATCCAAGCCCGAGGAAACCACGGTCTTTGACCTCATGTGCGATCCATACGCAAGCCCCCTGAGAGGAAAGCCGGTGGTATTGAACGGGATCGTCATAGGCAAGGCGAGGGCCGGAAGCATATTCAGCGAAGACCTCGCGATACATGACGTCTCTGGGGGGCTTATCGTCCTGAACTACGAATCGGTAATACCCCTTTTCGGAAATATCTACTTCGGGATTTCAACCTCCAAGAAGATAATAAACCACCGTGTGGAATCATTGGGATGGTTCAGAAGAAAGGTGAGTCAGGTGGTCGACCTGAAGTCGATATTAACCGATGAGCGCAAGTACAACAGCTATACCAGATTCAAGGCGATTGCCCTGCCGCTTATTTTAATAGCCGCCGGATTTATCGCCGCAGTTGTTAT
- the iorA gene encoding indolepyruvate ferredoxin oxidoreductase subunit alpha → MVLMSGNEAIARGAYESGVVFASAYPGTPSTEILENMKNYDGVYSEWSPNEKVALEVGVGAAYAGARALVAMKHVGVNVAADPLFTLSYTGVRGGLVIVSADDPELHSSQNEQDNRNYAKFAKIPMLDPSDSQEAKDFVRLAFDISEKFDTPVFLRTTTRISHSKSPVKISPADRDNATKGIAAVKDPEKLVMLPNNARKRHVVVEKRLDDLREFANDFTENRIEEGKGKTGIVTSGISYQYAKELFPNAPILKLGMIYPLPEKIIREFVKDLDEVVVIEELDPFFEEQIKAMGIEAKGKEFIPILGELNLDIVESSGLIGTQGPKLREPVEIDLPKLPPRPPNMCPGCPHRGVFYELSKKKVFVTGDIGCYTLAFLPPLRSIDTCLCMGASIGHAIGMDKVLSMADHEKGEGGVVAVIGDSTFFHSGITGLMDAAYNRSGSTIIILDNRTTAMTGAQDNPGTGRTLMGDETNIVDVEALAKALGIKRLSVIDPYDLDNTSLVISNELKSKETSLIISRGPCVLLRGAKRDSWKQHTIDVDKCTGCKACLKLGCPALGWAPDELNSKGKEGRAVIDRLICIGCGVCTNLCKFDAIVT, encoded by the coding sequence ATGGTGTTGATGTCGGGTAACGAGGCGATAGCCCGGGGCGCCTACGAGAGCGGCGTTGTCTTTGCTTCCGCCTATCCGGGGACGCCTTCGACCGAAATACTCGAAAACATGAAGAACTACGATGGGGTCTACTCCGAGTGGTCGCCAAACGAAAAGGTCGCCCTGGAGGTGGGTGTGGGCGCCGCATATGCCGGAGCGAGGGCGCTGGTCGCCATGAAGCACGTGGGCGTCAATGTTGCCGCCGATCCCCTCTTTACCCTATCTTATACCGGAGTTAGGGGAGGGCTCGTCATAGTTTCGGCGGACGATCCGGAGCTCCACAGCTCCCAGAACGAGCAGGACAACAGGAACTACGCGAAGTTCGCAAAGATCCCGATGCTCGATCCGAGCGACAGTCAGGAGGCCAAGGACTTCGTTAGGCTCGCCTTCGATATATCGGAGAAGTTCGACACCCCCGTCTTCCTCAGAACCACAACGAGAATATCCCACTCGAAATCCCCCGTTAAAATTTCACCCGCAGACAGGGACAACGCCACAAAGGGTATAGCAGCGGTAAAGGACCCCGAGAAGCTCGTTATGCTTCCGAACAACGCCAGGAAGAGACACGTGGTGGTCGAAAAGCGCCTCGACGATCTGAGGGAGTTCGCAAACGATTTCACGGAAAACAGGATAGAGGAAGGGAAGGGGAAGACCGGGATAGTAACATCCGGTATATCGTATCAATACGCCAAGGAGCTGTTTCCCAATGCCCCCATCTTAAAGCTGGGGATGATCTACCCCCTTCCCGAGAAGATAATCAGGGAGTTCGTCAAGGACCTGGACGAGGTTGTGGTAATCGAGGAGCTCGATCCCTTCTTCGAGGAGCAGATTAAGGCGATGGGTATCGAGGCGAAGGGAAAGGAGTTCATACCGATATTGGGGGAGCTTAACCTCGATATAGTCGAATCGTCCGGGTTGATAGGGACTCAAGGCCCGAAGCTTAGGGAACCGGTCGAGATCGATCTCCCGAAGCTCCCGCCGAGGCCTCCCAACATGTGCCCCGGGTGTCCCCACAGAGGTGTCTTCTACGAATTATCAAAGAAGAAGGTGTTCGTAACGGGTGACATCGGGTGTTACACGCTGGCGTTTCTTCCGCCCTTGAGGTCAATCGACACTTGTCTCTGTATGGGGGCAAGCATAGGACATGCCATAGGGATGGACAAGGTCCTCTCGATGGCGGATCATGAAAAGGGCGAGGGGGGGGTGGTTGCGGTCATCGGCGATTCGACCTTCTTTCACTCCGGGATTACCGGCCTTATGGACGCGGCCTATAACAGGTCGGGGTCAACCATCATCATCCTCGACAACCGCACCACCGCCATGACGGGCGCCCAGGACAACCCAGGGACGGGAAGGACGCTTATGGGGGACGAGACAAACATCGTTGACGTCGAGGCACTGGCCAAGGCCCTCGGCATAAAGCGCTTATCCGTGATAGATCCCTACGACCTCGATAATACCTCCTTGGTCATATCGAATGAGCTTAAATCGAAGGAGACCTCCCTAATCATCTCCAGGGGGCCATGCGTCTTGCTTCGAGGGGCAAAGAGGGATAGTTGGAAACAACACACCATCGACGTCGATAAATGCACGGGGTGCAAGGCCTGCCTTAAGCTGGGATGCCCAGCCCTCGGTTGGGCGCCGGATGAGTTGAACTCCAAGGGGAAAGAGGGCAGGGCAGTCATAGATCGTTTGATATGTATAGGATGCGGTGTTTGCACCAATCTGTGCAAATTCGACGCTATTGTCACTTAA